Proteins from a single region of Aureibacter tunicatorum:
- a CDS encoding NfeD family protein: MDWLIIFFLIAIGLFLIIAEIIFIPGTTFVGLLGFALSVAGIIVSYKILGSTVGNYVLAGTLVLNLTAIYFSFKSGVWNKFALHKSNPAKVNKIETHELEIGQSGICLSDMKPIGNIEIEGKRFEARTKGEFLDSGTKIKIIRFDKHKIIVEQINN; encoded by the coding sequence TTGGATTGGTTAATCATTTTCTTTCTTATTGCAATAGGTCTATTTCTTATTATCGCTGAAATAATATTTATTCCAGGGACAACTTTTGTAGGTTTGCTGGGCTTTGCTCTAAGCGTGGCAGGAATTATTGTATCATATAAAATTCTGGGCAGTACAGTTGGCAATTACGTCTTGGCTGGCACGCTTGTGCTGAACCTTACAGCGATATATTTTAGTTTCAAATCAGGAGTTTGGAACAAATTCGCTCTCCACAAAAGCAATCCTGCAAAAGTCAACAAAATCGAAACCCATGAACTTGAAATTGGTCAGTCTGGAATTTGCCTTTCGGACATGAAGCCGATCGGCAATATCGAGATTGAAGGCAAAAGATTTGAAGCGCGCACAAAAGGAGAATTTTTAGATTCTGGTACTAAAATAAAGATTATCAGATTTGACAAGCATAAAATCATTGTGGAACAAATAAACAACTAA
- a CDS encoding THUMP-like domain-containing protein, translated as MAIEKLLTPELQDFIENHKNDDPHKLSLKFSAKKESFDIKEAINQIQARQKAKNKLPEWWSRKGLLFPPLISMEQCSSELTAKFKAGLIKGNSIVDLTGGFGVDCYYLSRNFTKATYIEQYKPLFEIVDHNYKTLEAHHISTLNVNAEEFSHANTVKFDWVYIDPARRSDVNQKLYKLQDCEPDIVNLKSEIFKFSPNILVKTSPMLDIKQAVKELESVYQIWVISVNNECKEVLYALRNVSNEDEAITITTINLGKNHTDAFETIWDQTVKPKINYHEPKIGDFLYEANASIMKAGIFDHLSEKLSIDKIAPNSHLFTNSHLLQDFPGRKFKIEHVLPFDKKKILRCLPDKKANISQRNFHLSPEQIKKKTGIKDGGDIYIFFSTDNKNKPIVFVTKKAD; from the coding sequence ATGGCTATAGAAAAGCTCCTGACTCCCGAACTGCAAGATTTTATAGAAAATCATAAAAACGACGATCCGCATAAGCTTTCACTCAAATTTTCCGCTAAGAAAGAAAGCTTTGATATCAAAGAAGCCATCAACCAAATACAAGCAAGACAAAAAGCTAAAAATAAGCTCCCAGAGTGGTGGTCAAGGAAAGGATTGCTTTTTCCTCCGTTAATCTCCATGGAACAATGCAGCAGCGAGCTTACTGCTAAGTTCAAAGCAGGACTTATCAAAGGAAATTCTATTGTTGACCTAACCGGCGGCTTTGGCGTTGACTGTTATTATTTAAGCCGAAACTTTACGAAAGCTACCTATATCGAACAATACAAGCCTCTGTTTGAAATAGTGGATCACAATTACAAAACTCTCGAAGCGCATCATATTTCCACTTTAAATGTCAATGCTGAAGAATTTTCTCACGCTAACACTGTCAAATTTGACTGGGTATACATTGATCCTGCCCGAAGATCAGATGTCAACCAAAAACTATATAAATTGCAGGACTGCGAGCCTGACATCGTCAACTTAAAAAGTGAAATCTTCAAGTTTTCTCCCAATATACTAGTCAAAACATCTCCAATGCTTGACATAAAGCAAGCTGTGAAAGAACTTGAAAGCGTGTATCAGATTTGGGTTATTTCTGTTAACAATGAGTGCAAAGAAGTGCTATACGCTTTAAGAAATGTTTCTAATGAAGACGAGGCAATCACAATAACGACTATAAATCTCGGCAAGAATCACACCGACGCATTTGAAACTATTTGGGATCAAACTGTCAAGCCAAAAATCAATTACCATGAGCCAAAAATTGGAGACTTCCTCTATGAAGCAAATGCTTCCATAATGAAAGCAGGCATTTTCGACCATCTTTCAGAAAAGCTATCCATTGACAAGATAGCCCCTAACAGCCATCTGTTCACAAATAGTCATTTGCTCCAGGATTTTCCGGGAAGAAAATTCAAGATTGAGCATGTTCTTCCCTTTGACAAAAAGAAAATCTTGCGCTGTTTGCCTGACAAGAAAGCTAATATTTCACAACGAAATTTCCATTTGAGCCCGGAACAAATCAAAAAGAAAACAGGGATCAAAGATGGAGGGGATATTTATATTTTCTTCAGCACCGACAACAAAAATAAACCAATAGTATTTGTAACAAAAAAAGCCGATTAA
- a CDS encoding SDR family oxidoreductase, giving the protein MKTILIIGGSKGIGKAIIDLLKDDHQIIAISRTETESHPNITHYSLDILNDELPTIDQEINGLVYCPGSINLKPFTGLSIEDFKSDFEINVIGAVKTVQKYINNLKKGNGSVILFSTVATHLGMPYHASVAASKSAVEGLMKSLAGEYATKVRFNCIAPTVTETTLAEKLLRNDKQKENIQMRHPLQRYLKAEEVANLAEYLLSNKAEAISGQVFPIDAGIVSLKL; this is encoded by the coding sequence ATGAAAACTATATTAATCATAGGCGGAAGCAAAGGAATAGGCAAAGCCATCATTGACTTGCTAAAAGATGATCACCAGATCATAGCCATCAGCAGAACCGAGACAGAATCTCACCCTAATATTACACATTATAGTTTGGACATTCTAAATGATGAATTGCCAACAATAGATCAAGAAATAAATGGATTGGTTTATTGTCCGGGAAGTATCAATCTTAAGCCGTTTACAGGTTTATCCATCGAAGATTTCAAATCAGATTTTGAAATCAATGTCATAGGCGCAGTGAAAACGGTTCAAAAATATATCAACAACCTGAAGAAAGGCAATGGAAGCGTTATATTATTCAGCACGGTAGCCACACATTTAGGCATGCCTTATCATGCAAGTGTTGCTGCGAGCAAATCAGCAGTGGAAGGACTTATGAAATCGCTGGCGGGAGAATATGCGACCAAAGTCAGGTTCAACTGTATAGCTCCTACAGTCACAGAAACCACATTAGCCGAAAAGTTGCTTAGAAATGACAAGCAAAAAGAAAATATACAGATGAGACACCCTCTTCAGAGATATCTTAAAGCTGAAGAAGTCGCAAATTTAGCAGAGTATCTACTTTCCAATAAAGCAGAAGCAATATCAGGGCAAGTATTTCCGATCGATGCGGGGATTGTAAGTTTAAAGCTTTGA
- a CDS encoding flavin reductase family protein — translation MAIIERKDIDKLDKIYRINLVNSLSGFKSANLLGTVSDDGIENVAVFSSVIHLGSEPPLLGFILRPTTVPRNTYDNIKESGVYTINHINSEISEDAHHTSAKYPKSISEFDMTGLTPAYLNNFKAPFVEESPVKIAMKYHSELPIEANGTALIIGEIEFIEVNGKALHQDGFIDLSSLNITTINGLDGYAIPKFKQRYGYQRPKPLIQNINE, via the coding sequence ATGGCTATTATCGAGAGAAAAGATATCGACAAACTAGACAAAATATATCGCATCAATCTGGTTAACTCATTATCAGGATTCAAATCTGCGAATTTGCTAGGAACAGTCAGCGATGACGGTATTGAAAATGTTGCTGTCTTTAGTTCAGTAATTCATCTCGGTTCCGAGCCTCCTTTGCTAGGATTCATACTTAGGCCAACGACAGTGCCAAGAAATACTTATGATAATATTAAGGAGTCAGGTGTGTATACGATAAATCATATCAATTCTGAAATTTCGGAAGACGCTCACCATACATCAGCGAAATACCCCAAATCAATTTCTGAATTCGATATGACAGGTTTGACACCTGCATATTTAAATAATTTCAAGGCGCCCTTTGTTGAAGAATCTCCAGTTAAGATCGCAATGAAATATCACAGCGAATTACCTATCGAAGCTAATGGCACTGCGCTCATCATCGGAGAAATTGAATTTATTGAAGTGAATGGAAAAGCTCTACATCAAGATGGATTTATAGATTTATCAAGTTTGAATATTACAACAATTAACGGGTTAGACGGATATGCCATACCTAAGTTCAAACAAAGGTATGGCTATCAGAGGCCTAAACCCTTGATTCAAAATATTAATGAATAA
- a CDS encoding DUF721 domain-containing protein — MKKKYKDPASIREEDTKTVKEAMNRLLDSFKLKRKFSETQILSAWEDMMGKTISSRTSKLYFKNGVLFCQITSAPLKHKMLMNKDKMINIIRSEFGPDSVSDIVVY, encoded by the coding sequence GTGAAGAAAAAATATAAAGATCCGGCTTCCATAAGAGAAGAAGATACTAAGACTGTCAAGGAAGCTATGAATAGGCTACTTGACAGTTTCAAACTCAAAAGAAAATTCAGCGAAACACAAATTCTTTCCGCTTGGGAAGATATGATGGGCAAAACTATTTCCAGCCGCACCTCTAAACTATATTTCAAAAATGGTGTGCTGTTTTGCCAAATCACATCGGCTCCGCTTAAGCACAAGATGTTGATGAATAAAGACAAAATGATCAATATCATTCGCTCTGAATTCGGTCCTGACTCTGTCAGCGACATCGTTGTCTACTAA
- a CDS encoding DASH family cryptochrome, with protein sequence MQKQKTALVWFTNNLRVHDNKALKDASQYDRVIGLYCFDQTLFESTQFGLKKIEKYRAKFLMETVKNLKSNLNTLNIPLFILYGRPSYLVNEFCLTHNVDALFFQKEYTFEEVKIIDEIKSSLPSNVKINEYNQQFLLDPDDIPFETDSLPEIFTVFRRSIEAKCEVKLLNEIPSMPESNLMADKCDVEQIEDLGFKAFNIPYHSAFQFKGGETSGINRLIDYFYKTKSLQVYKYTRNGFIGDNYSSKFSPWLANGSLSARKIYWEVKKFESEYGANESTYWLIFELYWRDYFKHLAIKHQNDLFKIGGFKHKKYDWKQDPVLIDQWINGKTADPFVNANMVELHQTGWMSNRGRQNVASYFAKDLKLDWRIGASYFESLLIDYDVHSNYGNWQYVSGVGNDPRDRKFNVKLQAERYDKNGKFQKLWLQPSLF encoded by the coding sequence ATGCAGAAGCAAAAAACAGCCTTAGTTTGGTTTACCAACAACCTTAGAGTTCATGACAACAAAGCTCTAAAGGATGCCTCTCAATATGACAGAGTGATTGGCTTGTATTGCTTTGATCAAACGTTATTCGAATCAACTCAATTTGGGTTAAAAAAAATAGAAAAGTATAGAGCCAAATTCTTGATGGAGACTGTCAAGAACTTAAAAAGTAATTTGAACACCCTAAATATACCCCTATTTATCTTGTATGGGCGTCCGAGCTATTTAGTAAATGAATTCTGCCTGACACACAATGTGGACGCCCTTTTTTTTCAAAAGGAATATACTTTTGAAGAAGTTAAAATCATTGATGAAATCAAGTCAAGCTTGCCTTCAAACGTGAAAATTAATGAGTATAATCAACAGTTTCTACTTGATCCGGATGATATTCCATTCGAAACTGATTCACTGCCAGAAATTTTCACAGTCTTTAGAAGGTCTATAGAAGCGAAGTGCGAAGTGAAATTGTTGAATGAAATACCATCCATGCCTGAAAGTAATTTGATGGCTGATAAATGTGATGTCGAACAAATAGAAGATTTAGGATTCAAAGCATTTAATATCCCTTATCATTCAGCATTCCAATTTAAAGGTGGTGAAACTTCAGGGATAAACAGACTAATTGATTATTTCTACAAAACGAAGAGTTTACAAGTTTATAAATATACTCGCAATGGTTTTATTGGGGACAATTACAGTTCCAAGTTTTCACCTTGGCTTGCCAATGGAAGCTTGTCCGCAAGAAAAATTTATTGGGAAGTTAAAAAGTTTGAATCCGAATATGGTGCGAATGAATCTACATATTGGTTAATCTTTGAACTGTATTGGAGAGATTACTTCAAGCATTTGGCTATTAAACATCAGAATGACTTGTTTAAGATTGGGGGATTCAAGCATAAAAAATATGATTGGAAACAAGACCCTGTATTGATAGATCAATGGATAAATGGCAAAACAGCGGATCCATTTGTCAATGCAAATATGGTTGAGCTCCATCAAACTGGCTGGATGAGCAACAGAGGAAGGCAAAATGTCGCTTCATACTTTGCCAAAGATTTAAAACTTGATTGGAGAATTGGAGCTTCATATTTTGAAAGCCTTCTTATAGACTATGATGTGCATAGCAATTATGGAAATTGGCAATATGTCTCAGGTGTTGGCAATGACCCCAGAGACCGAAAGTTCAATGTGAAACTGCAAGCCGAACGCTACGACAAAAACGGAAAATTTCAAAAACTCTGGCTTCAACCCAGTTTATTCTAA
- a CDS encoding acetyltransferase, translating to MQYKIQKIKKSEYKEVVEVWEASVRATHDFLKEEDITYFKPLILDVYLDAVDLRCVKNDEDEIIGFLGVADQSIEMLFIHPDKRGKGVGSALLKYAIEELGACKVDSNEQNPQATGFYEKFGFEVYSRSETDSSGKPYPILHMKLVNS from the coding sequence ATGCAATATAAAATTCAAAAGATAAAGAAAAGCGAATACAAGGAAGTAGTGGAGGTTTGGGAAGCTTCAGTGAGAGCTACGCATGATTTTTTGAAAGAGGAAGATATAACGTACTTCAAGCCTTTGATATTGGATGTGTATCTGGATGCTGTGGACTTGAGATGCGTTAAGAATGACGAGGATGAGATTATAGGATTTTTAGGCGTGGCGGATCAAAGTATTGAAATGCTGTTCATACATCCTGATAAAAGAGGAAAAGGAGTTGGCAGTGCTCTATTGAAATATGCTATAGAGGAATTAGGAGCTTGTAAAGTTGACTCCAATGAGCAGAACCCCCAAGCTACTGGGTTTTACGAGAAGTTCGGGTTTGAGGTGTATAGTCGATCGGAGACAGACTCTTCAGGAAAGCCATATCCTATTTTGCATATGAAACTGGTGAATTCTTAA
- a CDS encoding TIGR03643 family protein, giving the protein MNYTDTDRIIEMAWEDRTTFDAINFQFDITEQQVIELMRRELKPSSFKLWRKRVQGRSSKHQSKRSFISGRFKCSRQRSISNNKISKR; this is encoded by the coding sequence ATGAATTACACTGACACTGATCGCATCATCGAGATGGCTTGGGAAGATCGAACGACTTTTGATGCCATTAACTTTCAATTTGATATAACAGAACAACAAGTTATTGAATTAATGCGTCGCGAGCTAAAGCCTTCAAGTTTCAAGCTTTGGAGAAAGCGTGTTCAAGGTCGATCCAGCAAGCATCAAAGCAAAAGAAGTTTTATCAGTGGAAGATTTAAATGTTCTCGGCAAAGAAGCATTTCCAATAACAAAATCTCCAAGCGATAA
- the floA gene encoding flotillin-like protein FloA (flotillin-like protein involved in membrane lipid rafts), with protein MFYSFLPIILIVVLFFVFLYFVPINLWITAIFSGVRVSLLELVAMRIRKVPPSIVVNSLITSRKAGLDVQSADIETHYLAKGNIPSVINALISADKANIELDWKQATAIDLAGRDVFEAVQISVNPKVITTPKVSAVAADGIQLKAEARVTVRANIQKLVGGAGEDTILARVGEGIVTSIGSADNHKQVLENPDKISKLVLERGLDAGTAFEILSIDIADVDVGKNIGAQLQTDQAEADLKVAEAKAEERRAMAVAVEQEMKARSQEMKAKVIEAEAQIPLAMAEAFRKGNLGIMDYYKMENIKADTTMRDSISGNDEPAPEK; from the coding sequence ATGTTCTATTCTTTTCTTCCGATCATTTTGATCGTCGTATTATTTTTCGTTTTTCTTTACTTTGTGCCGATTAATTTATGGATTACGGCTATTTTCTCAGGAGTAAGGGTATCATTATTAGAATTGGTTGCCATGAGGATCAGAAAGGTGCCTCCTAGCATTGTAGTCAATTCACTCATTACGTCTCGAAAAGCTGGTTTGGATGTCCAATCAGCAGATATCGAAACGCACTACTTGGCAAAAGGAAATATCCCTTCTGTCATCAACGCATTGATTTCTGCCGACAAAGCCAATATTGAGCTTGACTGGAAACAAGCAACGGCTATTGACTTAGCGGGAAGAGATGTATTCGAAGCCGTGCAAATCTCCGTAAATCCAAAAGTGATCACTACGCCGAAAGTATCCGCGGTAGCCGCGGACGGTATTCAGCTTAAAGCGGAAGCTAGAGTTACTGTAAGAGCCAATATCCAAAAATTAGTCGGTGGAGCAGGTGAAGACACTATCTTGGCAAGAGTTGGAGAGGGTATTGTTACCTCTATTGGATCTGCTGACAATCATAAGCAAGTGCTGGAGAATCCTGACAAAATTTCCAAATTGGTATTGGAAAGAGGTCTTGACGCGGGTACTGCATTTGAAATTCTTTCCATTGACATTGCTGATGTGGATGTTGGTAAAAACATTGGAGCTCAACTTCAAACCGACCAAGCCGAGGCTGACTTGAAAGTCGCTGAAGCTAAAGCCGAGGAGAGAAGAGCCATGGCCGTAGCTGTTGAACAAGAGATGAAAGCAAGAAGCCAGGAGATGAAGGCTAAAGTAATCGAAGCCGAAGCTCAAATACCTCTTGCAATGGCAGAAGCATTTAGAAAAGGCAATCTGGGAATTATGGATTATTATAAAATGGAAAATATCAAGGCTGATACAACCATGAGAGACTCCATTTCCGGCAATGACGAGCCTGCTCCTGAAAAATAA
- a CDS encoding cryptochrome/photolyase family protein, which translates to MLKATLIYPHQLFDKVDFLTKEMKVYLIEESLFFLQYKFHKQKILFHRASMKYYEEKLVKKGYQVEYIASNNPLSDTRKLIPYLIQQNIRQLHIIDPADNWLESRIRKYEHQVNMQWHESPLFINIHSDLEGFFDPKKKKYFQTSFYKEQRAKRNILIDNGQPVGGQWTFDGDNRKKYPKNKKAPAISFPNPNSYIKEAKQYVETYFASNLGEITDFQIYPVTHQDAEIWFENFLKERFMEFGPYEDAIVKEEHFLHHSLLSPLMNVGLLQADRVIEKTIKFAHSNEVPINSLEGFVRQLLGWREFIRGVYLVKGTEERNRNFWQHTRKIPSSFYTGTTGIPPIDMTILKVLKTGYAHHIERLMLLSNFMLLCEFDPDEVYRWFMELFIDAYDWVMVPNVYGMSLFADGGIMSTKPYISSSNYIIKMSNYPKGDWQMTWDGLFWRFMDKHREFMSKNPRLNMLIKNFDKMDNSKKENLLNQANQFLNQLNS; encoded by the coding sequence ATGTTAAAAGCAACTCTCATATATCCTCATCAGCTGTTTGATAAAGTTGATTTCTTAACCAAAGAAATGAAAGTTTATCTGATTGAAGAATCTTTGTTTTTTCTTCAGTATAAATTCCATAAGCAGAAAATACTATTTCATAGGGCTAGCATGAAATATTATGAGGAGAAGCTTGTCAAGAAAGGATATCAAGTTGAATATATAGCGTCTAATAATCCGTTATCTGATACACGAAAATTAATTCCATACCTGATTCAACAAAATATCCGCCAACTGCATATCATTGATCCAGCGGACAATTGGCTGGAATCAAGAATACGCAAGTATGAGCATCAGGTTAATATGCAATGGCATGAATCTCCATTATTCATCAATATACATTCTGATTTGGAAGGATTCTTTGATCCAAAAAAGAAGAAATACTTCCAAACGTCATTTTACAAGGAACAACGAGCTAAAAGAAACATACTCATTGACAATGGACAGCCTGTAGGTGGACAATGGACATTTGACGGAGATAATCGCAAAAAATATCCTAAGAATAAAAAAGCTCCAGCAATCAGTTTTCCAAATCCAAACTCATACATTAAAGAGGCGAAACAATATGTTGAAACATATTTTGCATCAAACCTTGGCGAAATAACGGATTTTCAAATTTATCCTGTAACGCATCAAGATGCAGAAATTTGGTTTGAGAATTTCTTAAAAGAGAGATTTATGGAGTTTGGTCCTTATGAAGATGCCATTGTCAAAGAAGAGCACTTTCTACATCACAGCCTTCTATCTCCATTGATGAATGTTGGCTTGCTTCAGGCTGATCGAGTTATTGAAAAAACTATAAAATTCGCTCATTCAAATGAGGTTCCTATAAACTCTCTGGAAGGGTTTGTAAGGCAACTTTTAGGCTGGAGGGAGTTTATTCGTGGTGTTTATTTAGTCAAAGGCACTGAAGAGCGCAACCGAAACTTCTGGCAACATACCCGTAAGATTCCTAGTTCTTTTTATACAGGCACTACTGGCATTCCGCCTATTGATATGACTATACTAAAAGTCCTAAAAACTGGATATGCGCATCATATCGAGCGTCTGATGTTATTAAGCAATTTTATGTTGCTATGCGAGTTTGATCCAGATGAGGTTTATCGCTGGTTCATGGAATTGTTTATAGATGCATATGATTGGGTGATGGTTCCGAATGTTTACGGTATGAGCCTTTTTGCTGATGGAGGAATAATGTCTACCAAACCTTATATCAGCAGTAGTAATTACATTATCAAAATGAGCAATTATCCCAAAGGCGATTGGCAAATGACATGGGACGGTTTGTTTTGGAGGTTTATGGATAAACACAGAGAGTTCATGTCCAAGAACCCACGATTAAATATGCTGATAAAGAATTTTGATAAAATGGACAACAGCAAAAAAGAAAATTTATTGAATCAAGCCAATCAGTTTCTCAACCAACTAAACAGCTGA
- a CDS encoding flavohemoglobin expression-modulating QEGLA motif protein, with protein MLYLTTDQIIELIQGEDVFEANCEDSFSIKIQEYAPFICAAIHNGHNLRKELEDKILLSDTERLYEESPYTQDFIQSLPITIIGNDSRYEYDLNRPEDKCIHNIAWGKQIWKEEPSIADRNTSLEKHRSFYKVVHALVQKLEQKFKAVIIYDIHSYNYKRHSETYLFNIGIENIDIRKYNRQLSQWKEELLKIKINGQKAEVSVNHIFHGRGYLLKYIQDNFDNTLVLATEVKKIYMDELTGQKYPLIIKSLAKELKKAIINNTQKYINELSNINIKKKGKLLHGDLQPELKKIDNALQKYASRFQLLNYVNPLNLASAKKKFFKSKFSVNPEFRYKPLTIDPFKFKSDVYSLKIDAIEDIHLRQLYIDIIGSYSDKADLLSSLGTNKFLYNSMRYFGEPTDKDIDNAKFLLYCQELPEFEDEPLLELSEIKEKFIEEGNHYGFSFKIIESSTIPSDALVMNAKKTLVLKKGARFKPSRLTALANHEIGVHMVTTMNGQEQPLKLLKLGLPRNTYTQEGLAVMSEMLSGSLTINRLKTLGLRVLAVKSLVNGNDFKTTFQYLYETYKVDPEHLFNLVTRIYRGGGFTKDYLYLSGFRNILELHKKGVKLDNLFLGKTSVNYLATLNEMVDRGILNPPSHIPKAFKEPVTTSPVLEYLTNSLI; from the coding sequence ATGCTTTATCTAACGACTGACCAAATCATCGAACTCATCCAAGGAGAGGATGTGTTTGAAGCAAACTGCGAAGATAGTTTCTCAATAAAAATCCAAGAATACGCTCCTTTTATCTGCGCAGCGATTCACAATGGACATAATTTGAGAAAGGAGCTTGAAGATAAAATTTTACTTTCAGATACTGAAAGACTTTATGAAGAGAGTCCATACACTCAAGACTTCATTCAATCGCTTCCCATTACTATCATAGGTAATGATTCTAGATATGAATACGATCTCAACAGGCCTGAAGATAAGTGTATTCACAACATCGCTTGGGGCAAACAAATATGGAAAGAGGAGCCAAGCATAGCTGATAGAAATACTTCGCTTGAAAAACATAGAAGCTTTTATAAAGTTGTACATGCCCTCGTTCAAAAATTAGAGCAAAAATTCAAAGCTGTAATCATCTATGATATTCATTCATACAACTATAAAAGACATTCTGAAACATACCTCTTCAATATAGGAATTGAGAATATTGATATCAGAAAATACAACAGGCAACTAAGCCAATGGAAAGAAGAGCTTCTTAAGATAAAAATCAATGGGCAAAAAGCTGAAGTTTCTGTTAATCACATATTCCATGGACGAGGATATCTACTAAAATACATCCAAGATAATTTTGACAATACGTTGGTATTGGCTACTGAAGTCAAGAAAATATATATGGATGAGCTTACTGGTCAAAAATATCCATTGATTATAAAAAGCTTGGCTAAAGAGCTCAAAAAAGCCATTATAAACAATACTCAAAAGTACATCAATGAGCTTTCCAATATCAATATCAAGAAAAAAGGCAAGCTCTTGCATGGAGATCTTCAGCCTGAGTTGAAAAAAATCGATAATGCGCTTCAGAAATACGCATCGAGATTCCAGCTATTGAACTATGTAAATCCTTTAAACCTCGCTTCAGCGAAAAAGAAATTTTTCAAAAGCAAATTTAGCGTGAATCCTGAATTCAGATACAAGCCATTGACCATTGATCCATTCAAGTTCAAGTCGGATGTCTATAGCTTGAAAATAGATGCAATTGAAGACATTCACCTCAGACAGCTTTACATAGACATTATTGGTTCATATTCTGACAAAGCCGATCTACTAAGCTCTTTGGGCACTAACAAATTCTTGTATAATTCTATGCGGTACTTCGGAGAACCTACGGACAAAGATATCGATAATGCCAAGTTTCTGCTATACTGCCAAGAGTTGCCGGAGTTTGAAGATGAACCTTTGCTTGAATTAAGTGAAATCAAAGAAAAATTCATTGAAGAAGGAAATCATTACGGCTTTTCATTCAAAATTATAGAATCCTCTACGATTCCTTCTGACGCGCTTGTGATGAACGCTAAAAAAACTCTTGTGCTTAAAAAAGGAGCGAGATTCAAGCCTTCCAGACTTACTGCGCTTGCCAATCATGAAATTGGCGTGCATATGGTAACCACAATGAACGGGCAAGAACAACCACTCAAACTGTTAAAGCTTGGCCTGCCTCGCAATACATATACTCAAGAAGGCTTAGCCGTAATGAGTGAGATGCTTAGTGGATCACTGACAATTAATAGATTAAAGACGCTTGGCCTTAGAGTACTTGCGGTGAAATCATTGGTGAATGGAAATGATTTTAAGACCACGTTCCAATACCTATACGAAACATACAAGGTAGACCCTGAACATCTTTTCAATCTTGTGACAAGAATATACAGAGGTGGTGGATTCACTAAAGATTACCTTTATTTGAGCGGTTTTCGTAATATTCTGGAACTACACAAAAAAGGCGTGAAACTAGACAACTTGTTTCTCGGGAAAACATCTGTGAATTATTTGGCAACACTAAACGAAATGGTTGACAGAGGGATTTTAAACCCACCAAGCCATATCCCAAAAGCTTTCAAAGAGCCTGTTACCACTTCTCCAGTATTAGAATATCTGACAAATTCTCTAATCTAA